A region of the Sardina pilchardus chromosome 3, fSarPil1.1, whole genome shotgun sequence genome:
CTATAGGATAAAACCGAACAGAAAAATCTTGTAGAGAGCAGCCCTTGTCTGCCCACTATATTCCATTTTTATGTGCTAATGAAACGCTGACTGACTTCTTTTTCCGATTACTCTGAAGTTCAGAACATTTCAGGAGAGGACACTAAACCATCTTCAAAACATTGCAGAAAATGTCAACGTTTCCCAGAGCATAGACACACGCTTCCAGATACTGACGAGGCAATACGAAGGCCTTTCGAGAGATCTGAAGGCCTTCAAGGCAGCCACCAATGCGGACCTGGACTTGCTGAGGACCTGGACCAAGAAGTTGCAGAAGAAGACCAAACGGCTGGACCTGCGGATGACCGGTCTGGAGAGGTCCCAGCGAGACAACGGCAGGGCCTCCCAGAAGcaggtgcaggagcagagggACGCCCTGTCCAAACTCACGGATGAGCTCCAAGAGCACATGACCCACATTGACTCGGTCAAGGCCCACCAGGAGGAGGTCCGAGATGGGATCCGAGGCTTGCAGGGGCTTGTTAGGGAGCAGCAGGCCCAGATGATGCGGCTGGAAGAACGCATGAGGGAACGCGTCGTAGCGGCACAGCCAGACCCCCTCTCCACAAGAGCCTTAGCCGGCCCCAGAGAACCACCCATCTCCAAGCTGGCCCCTCAGGGCTCCACGCTGACAGCTGAGCGGAACAGCAAACCCCAAGCCAAAGCCCCTAAACTGGGGAAGATGCGGAACCACAGTCCCCTGGCTCCCAGGCCCACACAGAGGAGCAGGAAATCCGGGGACAGGAGGAGGCTGAGGAACAGGGTGCAGGGGTCCAGGCATACAGACTTCCTGGAGGAACCCCGTGTGCGGCCCACAGAGGcgggggaagaggaggacacTGAGGGAGAGGAACTCCCCATGGAGAACATTCTGCAGTTGCCACTaagacacaagattccacatcACACTCCAAGGGCACGGGCCACAAGTACGTATATTCTCCAAGACAGTCAAACACTGTCCCTTTAAAATTGACAAAGTAGAAAGAATAATATTGAGTCTGCTTGAATAATAGAATGGACTAAGTAAAGATCAAAGACATGCTTATAATTGTCTTTATATTGGTCAAATGTCATTGGTTTGCGGTGGGTATGGTTGTATTGTCTCAAAAAGGGAAACAGAACTCTCTGAAACACACTAGAAACTAAAACTGTCTGTGTTGGTTTTTCAAATTACAACATCTTGGGAAAAACAATGCATCTGATCTTGAGTTTTGCAACGCATCATGAGCCGTTTGTCAATAC
Encoded here:
- the LOC134075962 gene encoding pentraxin-4, coding for MDCSRASCGLILIISFLLIALTWGQGTRQSDKLLSQRLRQLDAQFRTFQERTLNHLQNIAENVNVSQSIDTRFQILTRQYEGLSRDLKAFKAATNADLDLLRTWTKKLQKKTKRLDLRMTGLERSQRDNGRASQKQVQEQRDALSKLTDELQEHMTHIDSVKAHQEEVRDGIRGLQGLVREQQAQMMRLEERMRERVVAAQPDPLSTRALAGPREPPISKLAPQGSTLTAERNSKPQAKAPKLGKMRNHSPLAPRPTQRSRKSGDRRRLRNRVQGSRHTDFLEEPRVRPTEAGEEEDTEGEELPMENILQLPLRHKIPHHTPRARATICNVNSMLVFPSASTENYVTFTKGFTTSIYELTICTWVKVESRYMGTLFSYATSDNDNKLVLYGRNTSSPGSVDFVIGDPAFRELPVQTILDNRWHHMCVIWSSIEGRFWHYIDRRLISTGSRFQNGYEIPPGGTLVLGQEQDSMGGDFDQAEAFVGRLAGFTMWPRVLSPGEISWISTGKGLPRGVLLSLDDVDKLRGSVQRVTCECLEHCP